From Streptomyces durmitorensis, a single genomic window includes:
- a CDS encoding peptidase C39 family protein, whose protein sequence is MDRADDMSRRTVLAAAAAVAAVAATASSALAAGGLSGAPRAKRPVSNRFWTSHADWSAGTADGTRAVSGARPAVEIAEAAGETEYADPHTGKTATWEYARWTSPVHRPTVPATEVVASWNARTPTGTWLQVELQGTYSDKKKTPWYVLGRWTSGDDKEKDIRRTSVDDQSDGKSSIWTDTFSIDDTTTGLRLVSYRLRLTLYRKPGATATPTVWRLGAMASAVPDRFTVPASEPGLTKELTVPRYSQEIHAGQYPEYDNGGEAWCSPTSSQMIIEFWGRRPTADDLAWVDPSYADPQVCHAARYVFDYQYAGCGNWPFNAAYASTYKDMQGVVTRLASLTELESLIAAGIPAITSQSFLKEELTGAGYGTAGHLMTVIGFTSTGDVIANDPASPSNPAVRRVYKRREWENIWLRTKRYNSTGKVVSGTGGVCYLYFPVKLSAKQKAALADVGIH, encoded by the coding sequence ATGGACCGAGCTGATGACATGTCCCGCAGAACCGTCCTCGCCGCGGCAGCCGCCGTGGCCGCGGTGGCCGCGACCGCGAGTTCCGCGCTCGCGGCGGGCGGCCTGAGCGGCGCCCCGCGCGCGAAGCGTCCGGTGAGCAACCGCTTCTGGACCTCGCACGCGGACTGGAGCGCCGGCACCGCCGACGGCACCCGTGCCGTCTCCGGAGCCCGCCCCGCCGTGGAGATCGCCGAGGCCGCGGGCGAGACCGAGTACGCCGATCCGCACACCGGCAAGACCGCCACCTGGGAGTACGCCCGGTGGACCTCGCCCGTGCACCGCCCCACCGTCCCCGCGACGGAGGTGGTCGCCTCCTGGAACGCCCGCACGCCCACCGGGACGTGGCTCCAGGTCGAGCTCCAGGGCACGTACTCGGACAAGAAGAAGACTCCCTGGTACGTCCTGGGCCGCTGGACCTCGGGCGACGACAAGGAGAAGGACATCCGGCGTACGTCGGTCGACGACCAGAGCGACGGCAAGTCGAGCATCTGGACGGACACCTTCTCCATCGACGACACGACGACGGGGCTTCGCCTCGTCTCGTACCGCCTGCGCCTGACCCTGTACCGCAAGCCGGGCGCCACGGCGACGCCCACGGTGTGGCGGCTCGGCGCGATGGCCTCCGCCGTCCCGGACCGTTTCACCGTCCCGGCGTCCGAGCCGGGGCTCACGAAGGAGCTGACGGTCCCGCGCTACTCGCAGGAGATCCACGCCGGTCAGTATCCGGAGTACGACAACGGCGGCGAGGCCTGGTGCAGCCCCACCTCCTCACAGATGATCATCGAGTTCTGGGGCCGCAGGCCGACCGCCGACGACCTCGCCTGGGTCGACCCCTCCTACGCCGACCCGCAGGTGTGCCACGCGGCGCGGTACGTCTTCGACTACCAGTACGCGGGCTGCGGCAACTGGCCCTTCAACGCGGCCTACGCGTCGACGTACAAGGACATGCAGGGCGTCGTCACCCGCCTCGCCTCGCTCACCGAGCTGGAGTCGCTGATCGCCGCGGGCATCCCGGCCATAACGTCCCAGTCGTTCCTCAAGGAGGAGCTGACGGGCGCCGGTTACGGCACGGCGGGGCACCTGATGACGGTGATCGGCTTCACGTCGACGGGCGACGTGATCGCCAACGACCCGGCCTCGCCCAGCAATCCGGCGGTGCGCCGGGTCTACAAGCGGCGCGAGTGGGAGAACATCTGGCTCAGGACCAAGCGCTACAACTCCACGGGCAAGGTCGTCTCCGGCACCGGGGGCGTCTGCTACCTGTACTTCCCGGTGAAGCTCTCCGCCAAGCAGAAGGCGGCGCTTGCCGACGTGGGGATTCACTGA
- a CDS encoding M1 family metallopeptidase, which yields MSTTYRTPRRRARLALAAAVTVTAALTGTVSQAAPSASGTPSPSPGAAGLGDPMFPLDGNGGYRVDRYTLDFDWQAPRTPFEATATIKATATQSLSRFNLDFGGNTLHGVKIDGSAARTSRAGDELTVTPKSPLPKGRTFTAKVTYTADPTQTRHRDDAIEDYGWIPTADGTVVYPQPNGARLIFPANDHPSQRAPITFRITTPKDLTAVANGKLVDRTERPGDRVRWTYDSEQPLSTQLVQLAVGKFKLVDGEGPGGLPLRDVVPDALVEPTAEYRKLTPDHLAWLQEKLGPYPFDRYGLLVGDTDLAVALETQTLSLIPKADLLGTKVDAERNMVHELTHQWFGDSVALKSWSDLWVSEGHARFYERMYSEEHGGDSFEAAMKTAYAAHDQWRHDVGAPAEPTEPNLFKRMRYDGSALVLYALREQVGDATFQKIERAWVSGFRGKTASTQQFIDLASKVAGEDLEGFLRPWLYGSKTPPMPGHPDWVVDPVQG from the coding sequence ATGAGCACGACGTACCGGACACCCCGCCGCAGAGCACGGCTCGCTCTCGCGGCCGCCGTCACCGTGACGGCCGCCCTCACCGGCACGGTGTCGCAGGCCGCGCCCTCCGCATCCGGGACACCTTCGCCCTCACCCGGCGCGGCAGGCCTGGGCGACCCGATGTTCCCGCTGGACGGGAACGGCGGGTACCGCGTCGACCGCTACACCCTGGACTTCGACTGGCAGGCCCCGAGGACGCCGTTCGAGGCGACCGCGACGATCAAGGCCACCGCCACCCAGTCGCTCTCCCGGTTCAACCTGGACTTCGGGGGCAACACCCTGCACGGCGTGAAGATCGACGGCTCGGCCGCGCGCACGTCCCGCGCCGGTGACGAGCTGACGGTCACGCCCAAGTCGCCGCTTCCCAAGGGCCGTACGTTCACCGCGAAGGTCACGTACACCGCCGACCCGACGCAGACACGGCACCGCGACGACGCCATCGAGGACTACGGCTGGATTCCGACCGCCGACGGCACGGTGGTCTACCCGCAGCCGAACGGGGCCCGGCTGATCTTCCCGGCGAACGACCATCCCAGCCAGCGGGCGCCGATCACCTTCCGCATCACGACGCCGAAGGACCTGACGGCGGTCGCCAACGGCAAGCTGGTCGACCGCACGGAGCGTCCCGGCGACCGGGTGCGCTGGACGTACGACTCCGAACAGCCGCTGTCCACGCAGCTGGTGCAGCTGGCGGTCGGCAAGTTCAAGCTGGTCGACGGCGAGGGGCCGGGCGGTCTGCCGCTGCGGGACGTCGTCCCGGACGCCCTGGTCGAGCCGACGGCGGAGTACCGCAAACTCACTCCCGACCATCTCGCCTGGCTCCAGGAGAAGCTCGGCCCCTACCCCTTCGACCGCTACGGCCTCCTGGTCGGCGACACGGACCTGGCCGTCGCCCTGGAGACCCAGACGCTCTCGCTCATCCCGAAGGCCGACCTGCTCGGCACGAAGGTCGATGCCGAGCGGAACATGGTGCACGAGCTGACCCACCAGTGGTTCGGCGACAGCGTCGCCCTGAAGAGCTGGTCCGACCTGTGGGTCAGCGAGGGGCACGCCCGCTTCTACGAGCGGATGTACTCCGAGGAGCACGGCGGCGACAGCTTCGAGGCCGCCATGAAGACGGCGTACGCCGCTCACGACCAGTGGCGCCACGACGTCGGCGCCCCCGCGGAGCCGACCGAACCGAACCTCTTCAAGCGCATGCGGTACGACGGCTCCGCGCTGGTCCTGTACGCGCTGCGGGAGCAGGTGGGCGACGCGACGTTCCAGAAGATCGAGCGGGCGTGGGTGAGCGGCTTCCGGGGGAAGACCGCCAGTACGCAGCAGTTCATCGACCTGGCGTCGAAGGTCGCGGGCGAGGATCTGGAGGGCTTCCTGCGGCCGTGGCTGTACGGCTCGAAGACGCCGCCCATGCCGGGGCATCCGGACTGGGTGGTGGACCCGGTCCAGGGCTGA
- a CDS encoding SCO1431 family membrane protein, which produces MTATTVTATAPTRATTRTGGPKEDGPKVLEHVLGWTLVVVLAMLVTQTGLM; this is translated from the coding sequence ATGACCGCGACCACTGTCACCGCCACCGCACCGACGCGTGCGACCACGCGCACCGGCGGCCCCAAGGAAGATGGCCCGAAGGTGCTCGAGCACGTCCTCGGCTGGACGCTCGTCGTCGTCCTCGCGATGCTCGTCACGCAGACCGGTCTGATGTGA
- a CDS encoding DUF6114 domain-containing protein translates to MLRRWRRTRPFWGGLLLVLGGAELLLVPLSPLTVLVSLGLGGLAAIGIGLALIAAGIFLWLLPHAHHYVSVNALILSVLSFAATNLGGFLVGMALGIVGSAMGFGWTPVPEDAENSVEDPERPKVRDGQGTRTLGVLLPVVIVGATLWGGTPAKAAPGDAIEAARTPPTVTTTLFSPQGFLLAGVREIPTADGPLKVMVLRMKAASLTDYRLKTRDGSDELALGADTLDLSGSVTLYLTKFKGCLEGLLCLTFTPDKLPVPPVVPPFVFMTDVEAEQALVTSDSIVAGGLTLKASA, encoded by the coding sequence GTGCTGCGCAGATGGCGGCGCACCCGGCCGTTCTGGGGCGGCCTGCTGCTCGTCCTGGGCGGCGCCGAGCTGCTCCTCGTGCCGCTCTCGCCGCTGACGGTCCTGGTCAGCCTGGGACTCGGCGGGCTCGCGGCGATCGGCATCGGCCTCGCCCTGATCGCCGCCGGGATCTTCCTGTGGCTCCTGCCGCACGCCCACCACTATGTGAGCGTCAACGCCCTGATCCTGTCGGTGCTTTCGTTCGCGGCCACGAATCTCGGCGGGTTCCTGGTGGGCATGGCGCTCGGCATCGTGGGCAGCGCGATGGGCTTCGGCTGGACGCCGGTGCCCGAGGACGCCGAGAACTCCGTGGAGGATCCCGAGCGGCCGAAGGTGCGGGACGGGCAGGGCACGCGGACGCTCGGCGTGCTGCTCCCCGTCGTCATCGTCGGGGCGACGCTGTGGGGCGGAACCCCGGCGAAGGCCGCCCCCGGCGACGCGATCGAGGCGGCGAGGACACCGCCGACGGTCACCACGACGCTCTTCTCGCCGCAGGGTTTCCTCCTGGCCGGCGTACGCGAGATCCCCACGGCCGACGGGCCGTTGAAGGTCATGGTCCTGAGGATGAAGGCCGCCTCCCTCACCGACTACCGGCTCAAGACACGTGACGGGAGCGATGAACTCGCCCTGGGCGCAGACACCTTGGACCTCAGCGGCTCCGTCACGCTCTACCTGACCAAGTTCAAGGGCTGCCTAGAAGGGCTGCTCTGTCTGACCTTCACGCCCGACAAGCTGCCGGTGCCGCCCGTCGTGCCGCCGTTCGTCTTCATGACCGACGTCGAGGCCGAGCAGGCCCTCGTCACATCGGACTCGATCGTCGCGGGCGGGCTCACCCTGAAGGCATCGGCATGA
- a CDS encoding DUF6230 family protein, whose protein sequence is MSAARTPLREGRTSWKKTAVVALPAVLAVGAMASVMAEGALAASFAVSGTSFQVSSGKLTSQGLSSYVQTDRDIDGKGHPVALLGIGDATLSDICQAAEVKTPVGTVVFKLTAGGAAGEVTASSLIIDGEDLEGDARFGTAEIGRDASTLDEVSGVKGEKGKFGLQAGDITVSGVKSHAWSATGGNFRLKGMKLNVSVGGKKCF, encoded by the coding sequence ATGAGCGCAGCGCGTACCCCTTTACGTGAAGGCAGAACCTCCTGGAAGAAAACCGCGGTCGTGGCCCTGCCGGCCGTTCTGGCCGTCGGAGCGATGGCCTCCGTGATGGCCGAGGGGGCGCTCGCCGCCTCCTTCGCCGTCTCCGGGACGAGCTTCCAGGTGTCGTCCGGCAAGCTCACCAGCCAGGGCCTGTCCTCCTACGTACAGACCGACCGGGACATCGACGGCAAGGGGCACCCGGTGGCGCTCCTCGGGATCGGTGACGCCACCCTCTCCGACATCTGCCAGGCCGCCGAGGTCAAGACCCCGGTGGGCACCGTGGTGTTCAAGCTGACCGCGGGCGGCGCCGCGGGCGAGGTCACCGCGAGCAGTCTCATCATCGACGGCGAGGACCTGGAGGGCGACGCCCGCTTCGGCACCGCCGAGATCGGCCGGGACGCCTCGACCCTCGACGAGGTGTCCGGGGTCAAGGGCGAGAAGGGGAAGTTCGGGCTGCAGGCCGGGGACATCACCGTCTCCGGGGTCAAGTCCCACGCCTGGTCGGCGACCGGCGGCAACTTCCGGCTCAAGGGCATGAAGCTCAACGTCAGCGTCGGCGGCAAGAAGTGCTTCTGA
- a CDS encoding TetR/AcrR family transcriptional regulator, which produces MNNSQQRGTDRPVDARPQARGTDRSVARRAELITIGRKLFADTSYDALSMDDIAKQASVAKGLIYYYFKSKRGYYLAIIEDSVAELVARAGRHDDLPPVERVHSTIDGYLRYAEHHQAAYRTIISGGVGFDAEVHAIRDGVRAALIGAIADGAYGRRDIPELARTALLGWLCSVEGVTLDWIGRRGLARETVCDLLVRTLGDSLRVIEEFEPSFPAPPRS; this is translated from the coding sequence TTGAATAATAGTCAACAGCGCGGCACCGACCGTCCCGTGGACGCTCGCCCGCAGGCGCGCGGCACCGACCGCTCCGTGGCGCGCCGCGCCGAACTCATCACCATCGGGCGGAAGTTGTTCGCCGACACGTCCTACGACGCGCTCTCGATGGACGACATCGCCAAGCAGGCGAGCGTCGCCAAGGGACTGATCTACTACTACTTCAAGTCCAAGCGCGGCTACTACCTCGCGATCATCGAGGACTCCGTCGCGGAGCTGGTCGCGCGCGCCGGACGCCACGACGACCTGCCGCCCGTGGAGCGGGTGCACAGCACCATCGACGGCTATCTGCGCTACGCCGAGCACCATCAGGCGGCGTACCGCACCATCATCAGCGGCGGCGTCGGCTTCGACGCCGAGGTGCACGCCATACGCGACGGTGTGCGGGCGGCGCTGATCGGGGCGATCGCCGACGGGGCGTACGGCCGCCGCGACATCCCGGAGCTGGCGCGCACGGCGCTGCTCGGCTGGCTGTGCAGCGTCGAGGGCGTCACGCTCGACTGGATCGGCCGACGGGGTCTGGCGCGCGAGACGGTCTGCGACCTCCTCGTGCGGACCCTCGGCGACTCCCTGCGCGTCATCGAGGAGTTCGAACCGTCCTTCCCCGCCCCGCCGCGGTCATGA
- a CDS encoding glycoside hydrolase family 18 protein: protein MLRPHLPRAPFRALIATACCAVLGGGLLAGAGTAAAGPDTGSDKAASSQAAAGSKVVGYFTEWGVYDRNYHVKNIETSGSADKLTHINYAFGNVQGGKCTTGDAYAATDKAYTADQSVDGVADTWDQELRGNFNQLRKLKKLHPDLKVLWSFGGWTWSGGFTEAAKNPAAFAQSCYDLVENSKWADVFDGIDIDWEYPNACGLTCDTSGRAAYKDLMSAVRSKFGADNLVTAAIPADAEEGGKIDAADYAGAAQYVDWYNPMTYDYFGAWEAKGPTAPHSPLKTYEGAPKANWNTDATIKKLQGLGIPSDKLLLGIGFYGRGWTGVTQKEPGGTATGAAAGKYEAGIDDYKELKTKCPASGTVGGTAYAHCGTNWWSYDTPATIAGKMDYKNQAGLGGTFFWELSGDTANGELIKAIN, encoded by the coding sequence ATGCTCAGACCGCACCTCCCCCGCGCCCCCTTCCGGGCGCTCATCGCCACCGCGTGTTGTGCCGTGCTCGGCGGAGGTCTGCTCGCCGGCGCGGGCACCGCCGCCGCCGGTCCTGACACCGGGTCCGACAAGGCCGCGAGCTCGCAGGCCGCGGCCGGTTCCAAGGTCGTCGGGTACTTCACCGAGTGGGGTGTCTACGACCGGAACTACCACGTCAAGAACATCGAGACGTCCGGCTCGGCCGACAAGCTCACGCACATCAACTACGCCTTCGGCAACGTCCAGGGCGGCAAGTGCACGACGGGCGACGCCTACGCGGCGACCGACAAGGCCTACACCGCCGACCAGTCCGTCGACGGCGTCGCCGACACCTGGGACCAGGAGCTGCGCGGCAACTTCAACCAGCTGCGCAAGCTCAAGAAGCTCCACCCCGACCTCAAGGTCCTGTGGTCCTTCGGCGGCTGGACCTGGTCCGGCGGCTTCACCGAGGCCGCCAAGAACCCCGCGGCCTTCGCCCAGTCCTGCTACGACCTGGTCGAGAACTCCAAGTGGGCCGATGTCTTCGACGGCATCGACATCGACTGGGAGTACCCCAATGCCTGCGGTCTGACCTGTGACACCAGCGGGCGCGCGGCGTACAAGGACCTGATGTCCGCGGTGCGTTCGAAGTTCGGCGCCGACAACCTCGTCACCGCGGCCATCCCGGCCGACGCCGAGGAGGGCGGCAAGATCGACGCCGCGGACTACGCGGGCGCCGCGCAGTACGTCGACTGGTACAACCCGATGACGTACGACTACTTCGGCGCGTGGGAGGCAAAGGGCCCGACCGCCCCGCACTCGCCTCTGAAGACGTACGAGGGCGCTCCCAAGGCGAACTGGAACACCGACGCCACCATCAAGAAGCTCCAGGGCCTCGGCATCCCGTCCGACAAACTGCTGCTCGGCATCGGCTTCTACGGACGCGGCTGGACCGGCGTCACGCAGAAGGAGCCCGGCGGCACCGCCACCGGGGCCGCCGCGGGCAAGTACGAGGCGGGCATCGACGACTACAAGGAACTCAAGACCAAGTGCCCGGCGAGCGGCACGGTCGGCGGAACCGCGTACGCGCACTGCGGGACGAACTGGTGGAGCTATGACACACCGGCGACCATCGCGGGGAAGATGGACTACAAGAACCAGGCCGGTCTGGGCGGCACCTTCTTCTGGGAGCTCAGCGGCGACACGGCGAACGGCGAGCTGATCAAGGCCATCAACTGA
- a CDS encoding acyl-CoA dehydrogenase family protein: MPERTLQQSVDRQLPTDEARDLFSLVRELVQREITPRAAEEEDAGRFPREVFSLLSESGLLGLPYASEFGGGDQPYEVYLQVLEELAAARLTVGLGVSVHSLSCHALAGYGTKEQQAEHLPAMLGGGLLGAYCLSEPASGSDAASLSTKAVRDGDDWVISGTKAWITHGGVADFYTVLARTGGDGARGISAFLVPGDAEGLNAALPEKKMGMKGSPTAQIHFDGVRVSDARRIGEEGQGFAIALSALDSGRLGIAACAVGVAQAALDEALRYATERRQFGRPIADFQGLRFMLADMATQIEAGRALYLSAARLRDAGRPFSKQAAMAKLLCTDAAMKVTTDAVQVLGGYGYTADFPVERFMREAKVLQIVEGTNQIQRMVIARHLAGPDSR, translated from the coding sequence ATGCCTGAGCGAACCTTGCAGCAGTCCGTGGACCGTCAGCTGCCCACGGACGAGGCGCGGGATCTGTTCTCGCTCGTCCGTGAACTCGTCCAGCGGGAGATCACTCCCCGCGCGGCCGAGGAGGAGGACGCCGGGCGCTTCCCGCGCGAGGTCTTCTCCCTCCTCTCCGAGTCCGGACTGCTCGGCCTTCCGTACGCCTCGGAGTTCGGCGGCGGCGACCAGCCGTACGAGGTCTATCTCCAGGTCCTCGAAGAGCTCGCGGCCGCCCGGCTCACCGTCGGCCTCGGCGTCAGCGTCCACTCCCTGTCCTGCCACGCGCTCGCGGGGTACGGCACCAAGGAGCAGCAGGCCGAGCACCTCCCCGCGATGCTCGGCGGCGGACTGCTCGGCGCGTACTGCCTCTCCGAGCCGGCGTCGGGCTCGGACGCGGCCTCCTTGAGCACGAAGGCGGTGCGCGACGGCGACGACTGGGTGATCAGCGGCACGAAGGCGTGGATCACGCACGGCGGAGTCGCCGACTTCTACACCGTCCTCGCCCGCACCGGCGGCGACGGCGCCCGCGGCATCTCCGCGTTCCTGGTGCCGGGCGACGCCGAGGGCCTGAACGCGGCGCTGCCCGAGAAGAAGATGGGCATGAAGGGCTCACCCACCGCCCAGATCCACTTCGACGGGGTGCGCGTCTCGGATGCCCGCCGCATCGGCGAGGAGGGCCAGGGCTTCGCGATCGCGCTCTCCGCGCTGGACTCGGGGCGGCTCGGCATCGCGGCCTGCGCCGTCGGCGTGGCCCAGGCGGCGCTGGACGAAGCGCTCCGATACGCCACCGAGCGGCGGCAGTTCGGGCGGCCGATCGCGGACTTCCAGGGCCTTCGGTTCATGCTCGCGGACATGGCGACGCAGATCGAGGCGGGCCGCGCGCTCTACCTCTCGGCGGCGCGGCTGCGCGACGCGGGCAGGCCGTTCTCCAAGCAGGCGGCCATGGCCAAACTGCTGTGCACGGACGCCGCGATGAAGGTCACGACGGACGCCGTTCAGGTGCTCGGAGGCTATGGCTACACCGCGGACTTCCCCGTGGAGCGCTTCATGCGCGAGGCCAAGGTGCTGCAGATCGTCGAGGGCACCAATCAGATCCAGCGGATGGTCATCGCCCGTCACCTCGCGGGTCCCGACTCGCGCTGA
- a CDS encoding phosphotransferase family protein — translation MATAPRPRTTTRDPEELARRLTAWLAVRLPGAKATGVRVPESNGMSSETLLFDIAHPEPPLRACALRVAADPAAYTIFPVYDLPRQHRTMRLVAERTDLPVPRVLWLEEDPGPLGAPFFVMERVEGRVPPDVMPYTYEGNWLHAASGAERAHLEEASIRLIAHLHDQVPVAEAQFLTLPGEGSPLRRHVDAQRAYYHWVVDGLPRSPLIESAFDRLEESWPADEGDTVLNWGDARIGNVIYDGFDPAAVLDWEMAALAPREVDLGWMVYLHRFFQDLTVSFGQDGLPGFLRREAIEERYARLTGHTPRSMDFHTLYAALRHAVVMLRVAYRQVHFGEAAVPDDPDTLILHHASLAAMVQGSYW, via the coding sequence ATGGCGACAGCACCGCGCCCCCGCACCACCACCCGTGACCCGGAGGAGCTCGCCCGCAGGCTCACGGCCTGGCTCGCCGTGCGCCTGCCCGGCGCCAAGGCCACCGGCGTACGGGTCCCCGAGTCCAACGGCATGTCGAGCGAGACCCTGCTCTTCGACATCGCGCACCCTGAACCACCGCTGCGGGCCTGCGCGTTGCGCGTGGCGGCGGACCCGGCCGCGTACACGATCTTCCCGGTCTACGACCTGCCGCGCCAGCACCGCACGATGCGGCTCGTCGCCGAGCGCACCGACCTGCCCGTGCCGCGTGTGCTGTGGCTGGAGGAGGACCCGGGGCCGCTCGGCGCGCCCTTCTTCGTCATGGAGCGGGTCGAGGGGCGCGTGCCGCCGGACGTCATGCCCTATACGTACGAGGGGAATTGGCTCCATGCGGCGAGCGGCGCCGAGCGCGCGCACCTGGAGGAGGCCTCGATCCGTCTGATCGCCCACCTCCACGACCAAGTGCCCGTGGCGGAGGCCCAGTTCCTGACACTCCCCGGCGAGGGCAGTCCGCTGCGCCGCCACGTCGACGCCCAACGCGCCTACTACCACTGGGTGGTCGACGGCCTGCCCCGCTCGCCCCTCATCGAGAGCGCCTTCGACCGCCTTGAGGAGTCGTGGCCTGCCGACGAGGGCGATACCGTCCTCAACTGGGGCGACGCACGCATAGGGAACGTCATCTACGATGGCTTCGACCCCGCGGCCGTACTGGACTGGGAGATGGCGGCGCTCGCACCCCGCGAGGTCGACCTCGGCTGGATGGTCTACCTGCACCGCTTCTTCCAGGACCTGACGGTGAGCTTCGGGCAGGACGGGCTGCCCGGCTTCCTGCGCCGTGAGGCCATCGAGGAGCGCTACGCCCGGCTCACGGGGCACACACCGCGGTCCATGGACTTCCACACGCTGTACGCGGCGCTGCGGCACGCCGTCGTCATGCTGCGCGTCGCCTACCGTCAGGTGCACTTCGGCGAGGCGGCGGTCCCCGACGACCCGGACACGCTGATCCTGCACCACGCCAGCCTGGCGGCCATGGTGCAGGGCAGCTATTGGTAG
- a CDS encoding Lrp/AsnC family transcriptional regulator: MEELDRQIVQLLVKDGRMSYTDLGKATGLSTSAVHQRVRRLEQRGVIRGYGAVVDPEAVGLPLTAFISVKPFDPSAPDDIAERLAGVPEIEACHSVAGDENYILKVRVATPLELEHLLSRLRALAGVSTRTTVVLSTPYEARPPQV, translated from the coding sequence ATGGAGGAGCTGGACCGACAGATTGTGCAGCTGCTCGTCAAGGACGGGCGGATGAGCTACACCGACCTGGGCAAGGCCACGGGCCTGTCCACATCGGCCGTGCACCAGCGGGTGCGCCGCCTCGAGCAGCGAGGCGTCATCCGCGGCTATGGCGCGGTCGTGGACCCGGAGGCCGTCGGCCTTCCCCTCACGGCGTTCATCTCGGTGAAGCCGTTCGACCCCAGCGCACCCGACGACATCGCCGAACGCCTCGCGGGCGTCCCGGAGATCGAGGCGTGCCACAGCGTGGCGGGCGACGAGAACTACATCCTCAAGGTGCGCGTCGCGACCCCCCTGGAACTCGAACACCTGCTGAGCCGCCTGCGCGCACTCGCCGGCGTCTCCACACGGACGACGGTCGTGCTCTCCACGCCGTACGAGGCCCGGCCCCCACAGGTCTGA